The following nucleotide sequence is from uncultured Draconibacterium sp..
TTCAGGAATTTACACACCGCAATGGACGAACAGCACGAATGCACAGTGAAGGAACCGCTTATATACTAAAATGGGAAGGGGAAAATTATCCTGACTTTATTCAACCTACCAAAATTGAGGAACTCACAGAAGCACCTCTACCCGACCGAACAGGGTGGGCTACGCTTTTTGTTTCGGGTGGACGAAAAGATAAGATTTCGAAAGGAGATATTGCCGGATTATTTTTTAAACAAGGTAAACTCGGCAAAGATGAATTAGGCGTGATCGAATTAAAACACGACTGCGCTTTTGTTGCTGTTCGATCGGATAAAGTTGAAGCAGTAATTCCGGCAGTCAGCAACACTAAATTGAAAAATAAAAAAGTGCGCGTTTCACTTATTTAATGAAACTGTCAAGAACACGCATCTTTTCAGTTTCATTTTTCTTGGATTGATTTTGTCTCAACAGGAACCACTACAACTTATTATCGAAGGTTTTGCATCCTAAACCGTAAAAATCTTCCGGAATCCTAAACGATTTCAATAGAAGAAAGCCCGTAACCTTTTTCAGAATATTTATGTAAAAAAAGATATCGGTGCGTGCAAATGTGCAGCAACCGCAACGGATTAAAGAAGGTATTATGAAAATAAAACAAAGACATATCAGACTACTAATTATTGCATCTGGAATGTTGATACTTTCCATACTTTTTTTACTAATAGTTACACCCGGTGTTTATACCAAAACACTCCCCGGCTCAGCCAATACAGGAGCTTTAATAGGAATATCACTGGCAATTGTACTTCGCCTGGCACTATTGTTCGGCTACCTGCTAATTATTAAAAGAAGCAGATATAACGACAACATTCGGATTGGAGGATACATAACCATCGGTGTTGTTCTGCTTATTTTGGGATTAATAGATACCGACGGCGCTTTTGCATTCCTCGATAATACGGATGCCCTTTACATTTCCTTTTTGATGTTTACAAGTATCTTTTGCGACCTGACTGCCGCGATACTAACTTTTATAGCCGCATCGATAAAACCAATAAATACACAAATTCAAACTGCAGCTGACAAGAAGCTACTAAACGGCTTAGGAATTGGATTAGGTGTTATGGTGATGATCTTCTTTGCGTTTCCATGGGGGATAATTCTTTCATTGGCATTTTGGATTTATTTGGGCGTAATCCTCCGAAAAAAACACTCCTTCTTCTCATCTGAAATGGAAGCGGGATTAGTAGAAAAACTCCAAAAAAGATTAAAAGGCATGTTGACTATTGCAGTGATCTCACTTCCTATAGCCATTGCCGGTGTAATTATACATAATCTACACTCGGGCAAAACCGGAAGTGAAGAATCACTTTTTTTTTATATTGGTATTATTGCCGAATACTTTTTTGTTCTGGCATCTGCAGGTGGTATTATCACCTTTCTTAAAGGCCGGCAAAAACCAAATTAAGCAAATCCAGGCTTAAAATATAGAATGAATTATCAATCAGAGTCGGTGAAAATTATTCCCGGTGAGATTCTCGGATTATTTCATTTATCAGCTTAACTGAATCGCGGATACAACCTTCGCAGATATCCTTTTTCAGGTTATTAGCTTTGAAATAACCCTGACCTTCTTCGGTATTTAAGTCACAATTGATTAAGGCTTTACAAACGGTTGTTCCTTTTAGCTGCGTAAACTGCTTATGAAATGTTTGAAACATCGTGTATGTCTTCGCAACCTTTTCCGGATTATCTTTCAAATCGGCGTTTGCCAAACCAAAAATCATACAAGCTGCTGATACTGCACCACAAGTCTCCTGCACCCTGCCCATACCGCCTCCAAATCCGCACGATAAGTTAATAACTGTTTCCTTATCTACTTGCAGAACATCGGAATAAGCCAATATAACAGATTGAGCACAATTATAATCCTTCCAAAACAGTTTTGCTGCTTTATCGCCAAGCTGTTTGTCGTCATGAAGCTTGTTCATTGTTTTCATTTTTTATTTTGAGTTGTTATGCCTCTCCGTTAGTAATCGTTGTTATTTCCTTTGTTTGTGTATCATAAACTAGTAAGCCTTCCGATTTATTGCCGAGTTGCCCCATTAGCTCCCCTTTTTCATTCCAAACCGATGATCTTCCGGCACATTCGTAACCTCCTGACATTCCAACATAATTGGCCATAAATATTACCAGTTTTTTGGTCCTGGCCATACCTGAAAGCTTTTTGAGTTCTGCATCAATTCCGGCAACCGAGCTTAATACGCTTGCAATATAAATTGTTGCATTATTTTGGCTTGCATACTCCCAGTGTGCGTCATTTGATACTTCGTAGCATATTGCTGGCGACACCACTTCTGTTTCTAAATTCAGCACCATCGGATTTTTGGCCGCTGTAAAAAACGGTTCTTCCGGTGGGTACAAATACTGTTTTGAATAGGTTATCCGCTCTGTATGAGGTTGAAAAATAATCATGCTGATAAAAACATTGTCCGCCTTACGTGTTGGTAATCCGACTCCTATTGTAATGCCATTCGCATCACTTAACCGCTGCATTTCATCCAGTCTGTTATCATTCTGGTTGGTAGCAAGCTCCTCTGCCAAAACACGCTCGTAGCCGGTTAACGACAATTCAGGAAAAACAATCATATCCGCTTTATTTTGTATAGCGTGTTTTATCCACATTAAGTGGTTTTCTACATTTTTTTCAATGTTGCCTTTTATGGCTTCAATTTGTGCTACAGCGACTCTCATTGTGTTTTGATAGCTAATTTGCGGTTATACTTGTTTTGGTCTTTTGGCTTATTCCCTTGCTTCACAGTTGGAGCCTTTGACTTTTTATTAATATCGGAAAATCAAAGTTAACTAATCGATATAAATCGCAATTAGAAATTCAGTAAAATATTCTTTTCTTCTCGTTATAAATACATGGTTATTAACCATTAAGGCTCAATTGAATTTTCTGTTTAAAGAGGCTAGATATGATTATTGAAAGTTTCGCGTTTACATTAATCTTTATTGGTACCCTTTTGAGAATTCCCTTTACGCAAAGTGCGCCTTTAAAATCAAATAGCGGGCAACAAAAAAGGGAAGCTAATGCTTCCCTTTTCTTGTATCTAATTCAATGAATTATCTTTCAGCTTTCTTTCTTGACGAGTAGTTAATGTTAAGTGCAGCCGATTTACGCAGCTCCTGCTTTACATCACCTACAATACTCATCCTTGTATTCTCATCAATTTTCAACGAAGTAACCATAAATGGTTGTTCAGCCTCATCTCTGGCTTCGCGCTCAGCAATAACGAAATCTTGTACTTCGTCAACTGTTGCGAATTGATCGTTCAACTGAATACGTGGTGCCTTACCAAACGTTTTTTGGAACGATGGAAGAGGTTCACCAATATAAATGTAACTTACTAAAGATTTTTTTTCCAGTTTGCTCAATTCAGTAGCTTCCGGAATACGCATTTTCACCTTTAGTGTTACCTCACGCATTGTTGTACTAACCATAAAGAAGAACAGAAGCATGAACACAATGTCAGGCAACGAGGCCGTTGAAATAGGAGGTAATTCCTTACCATCATCTTTTCTAAACTTGCTCATAATCTATTCTTTTAAATTTTACCTTTTGGTTCAGCTTCAGAAATTTTCTGCGGATAGATCTTTCTGATGGCGTCTTGTTTGTCATCTTCAAGATCTTCGTATGCTTTACCAAACTGTTGTTTAGCCAACTCGTCTCTTAATTCATTAATGGCAGCAACCAGTTCGTTTTGAACAGCGAGATAGGTTCCATATTGAGTATCCAGGTCATTTCGTAACGAAATTACCCCTTTGGTTACCATAACTTGTCCGAAGTATGGTACCTCCGTTGGTTCTTTCTCAGGCAAATTTTCAGCATTATATGGGTTCGCCATAAATTCTTTTGCCCTTTCACGTAGGTTCTCAATTTGTTCGTAGTCACCTTCTACTAACAGGTCATTATTTTTGTTAACGAGCACAACGAAAATGTTTCTTTCATTGATTTCGTTATTCTGATCCTTCAATTCTGCAGGATCAACCCATTGCGGAAGTTTTCTTCGAAGACCGCTGTCAACGTCCATCGTGGTTGTTACCAGGAAGAAGATCAGCAACATAAATGCAATATCTGCTAAAGATGCTGCCGGTATTTCAGGTATTTTCTTAGCCATAACTTTTTCCTGTTTAAATTACCACGATTAAACTTATCTAAACAAACGCATTACTGCTGATGATGCAACCGACAATACTGCCAATCCTAATAGGATATATGTTGCATACAGCCCAGTGTCTGTTAATTTTGCTACTCTCTCATTTAAGGTTCCGTCTGCCAAAAACTTGTCAACTCCTATAAATTGTGGAATTTCAGGAGAAGCCAATAAGTAGGCTACAAGAACCACTACTGCCATGAATCCCAGGGAAATAAGCCCTGATCTTGTTGCTTTTTTGTCGGTGAACATGTGGAACAGTCCAGAAAGAACTGCAACACCGGCACCAACAGCTACAAGTATGTAGCTCCATACCAAGTTGGAATTAATCCAACGCCCCATAGTAGGGTCTGTATCTACATCACTTATGTTTACAAATAAAGAAACAAGAAGAATAGTAGAAACAATGATAAGAGCCCATAGTACAATCGTAACTATTTTTGCTGTTTTACCCATTTTTCTATTCCTTATTTTTTCATGTTATGTTTTACCAATAAGTCTAACAACGAGATAGAAGCATCTTCCATGTTGTTGATGATGCTATCGATTTTAGCTACACAATAGTTGTAGAAAATCTGAAGAATAATAGCAACTACAAGACCTGATACAGTTGTAATCAAAGCTACTTTAATACCACCAGCCACAAGAGAAGGGCTAATGTCACCAGCTACCTCAATAGCATCGAAAGCACCAATCATACCGATTACAGTACCCATGAAACCAAGCATCGGAGCTAAAGCGATAAAAAGTGCGATCCAGCTTAATCCTTTTTCCAAAAGACCGGCTTGAACACCACCGTAAGAAATAACTGTTTTTTCAACTACATCAATACCATGATCGAAACGATCAAGCCCTTGGTAGAAGATACTGGCAACAGGTCCGCGAGTAGTACGACATACTTCTTTTGCAGCCTCTACACCACCACTTTCTAATGCTTCTTCAACACTCGCCAACAATTTTTTAGTGTTGCTGGTTGCAAGGTTAAGGTAAAGAACTCTTTCAATTGCAAAGGCAAGACCTAAAATAAGGGCTACCAATACGAAGCTCATGAAAGCAGGATCACCTTCAATAAATTTTTGTTTCATCTGGCTGTGAAGTGATTTTCCTTCTTCTGCAGCGGCTGCAGCATCTTCTTCAGCTATTGCAGCAGATGTTTGCTCTACTTGTTCAGTAGCAGTTTCCGTGGCAGCTGCTTCTTCCTCCTGAGCAAGCGCTACATTCGATGCCATAAAAAACAGCATCCCAAATACGGCTATTAACGCGAATAGTCTTTTCATAATTGATTTGAATTTTTAATTAATAATCTCTTTGAATTTGTTTTTGTATTGATTTTTAAAATATTAATCCATTTTCCACAAAAAACATGCCTCTATTCAAAAGCTTGTTTTAATTTTTAATGAACGTCTCATTTTTGCGGAGAGAGAGGGATTCGAACCCTCGGTACCCTTTCGGGGTACACACGCTTTCCAGGCGTGCCAGTTCAGCCACTCCTGCACCTCTCCAATATTTTTTGGCGCGGCCCCCCAAAAATGAGGGCTGCAAATTAATAAAAAATTGTGAAAAAAAAACTTTGCTATTCACTAATTTCCCCGCGCAGACTTTTATTGAGGTACATTTTGATTTCGTCCGGTTTTAGGCCTTGCCCGAGCAAAAACATCAGCTTTGTAACTGCAGCTTCAGTGGTCATATCTTTTGCGGAAACTACTCCTGCATTAAGTAACTCAACACTTGTTTGATACTGCCCCATAACCACCTTTCCTCCCTGGCACTGGGTAACATTTAATATCACTATGCCACGTTTAATAGCCCGCTTAATAGCATTAATCAGCCAGCGCGATGTAGGCACATTTCCGGACCCAAAGGTCTCAAGAACAACACCTTTCAACCCGGGAGTATTTAACACCGAGTTAAAAACGTTTTGGTTAATCCCAGGAAATATTTTCAGGATAACTACATTGTCATCAAAATCGGTATTTACTTTTAAAATCCCTTTATTCTCAGGATAATAAATAAACTCAATACTATATTTTATGTCGATACCGGCCACAGCCAAGGCCGGATAATTCACCGAACGAAACGCGCTAAACAATTCAGCATCGCGCTTTAAAGTACGATTTCCGCGGTACAATTTAAAATCAAAATAAATACACACTTCGGGTACCAGGCATTCTCCATGGACTTTTCCGGCCGCAATTTCAACTGCCGTAATCAGATTTTCTTTTCCATCGGTACGAATTACCCCAATCGGCAGTTGCGATCCGGTTAAAATTATTGGTTTGTCCAGGTTCTCGAACATATAACTTAAGGCAGAAGCAGTATAAGCCATAGTATCGGTTCCGTGCAAAACAACAAAACCATCGTATGTATTATAATGTCGCTCGATAGTTTTTGCAATTTTAATCCACGAAATCGGATTCATATTGGAAGAATCGAGAGCAGGACTAAAAGTGATAGTCTTTATTATAGAATCAAACTTTTTCAACTCAGGAACCACTTCCTGAATTTTATCAAACTTTACAGGTCTCAAGGCCCCATTTTTGGGATCCTGAACCATACCAATGGTACCGCCGGTATATATTATTAATATAGAAGTCTTTTTGGCAGTTCTTGTGGTCATTGCAGTTTCTAATTATGCCTGCAAGTTATCAAATTCCGAATAAATTACGGGCATTGGTTGTAGTTATTTCGGCAATGCGAGTAAGGGGTAAGCGATATATATCAGCCACTTTCTGTGCCACATGAATAAGATAGGAACTCTCGTTGCGTTTACCTCTTTTAGGAACCGGCGCCAAGTAAGGCGAATCGGTTTCGAGAACAAGGTGATGCGGATCGATTTCTTTAATTACTTCGTCAAGGTTGCTGTTTTTAAACGTAACGACTCCGCCAATACCGAGCAAAAATCCCAGTTCTGTAATTTTTTGTGCTTCCTCCACCGTTCCGCTAAAACAATGAAAGACTCCACGCAATGTTCCGTCTTGCTCCTCCTTTACAATTTCGTAGGTCTGATCGAAAGACTTGCGTACATGCACGACAATCGGCAAATCTAGCTTTTTTGCCAAACGTATCTGATACCGGAAAGCCTCTTTTTGCTCCTGTTCATATTTACTTTCCCAATACAAATCGATGCCGATCTCTCCAATCCCATAGAATTTCCGTCGTTGCAACCAGTATTCAATGGCCTCCAACTCCTCTTCGTAGTCTTCTTCCACCGAAGTTGGATGCAAACCAATAAGCGGAAAGCATAAATTTGGATATGCACCTGCCAAATCAAGCATATGTTTTATCGAGCCGGAATCAATGTTCGGAAGAATAATTTTTTTGATTCCACTCTCATCAGCCCGCTTTAATGCTTCGTCCCGATCGTGAATAAAATCTTCTGAATATATATGAGAATGTGTATCTATTAACATCTAGGTACTTTTACCTTAAGCTAACTATTGCCTGCTTTCCTATCTATTCTTTAGTTTTACTTTTAATATTCTGGGAAATCAGACAACTAAACCTTAATTGCCGACAAAAGTAAAAAAGTGTTTGTTCCTTACCCTCTTTTCAACTTTACCTAAAAATTAAATTTTCACTTTCGGAGTTTGCGAGATCGCTGAATCGCAGGTAAAATAAAACATCCGTCCGAAATACGAACGGATGTTTTTTATATTATCAATATTAAGTATTTCTTAACCGGCTATACAACTCCCTGTGCCAGCATCGCTTCGGCTACCTTAACAAAACCGCCTACGTTAGCACCTTTCACATAGTCAACCTTATTTCCTTTCGAGCCGTAACTTACGCAAGTTTCGTGAATTGCTTTCATAATTCCCTTTAATCGCTCGTCTACTTCTTCGCGCGGCCAGTTAATTCGCATGCTGTTTTGCGACATCTCCAATCCGGAGACGGCGACGCCACCGGCATTTACAGCTTTGCCCGGAGCATAATCTATTGCTTCGCCTAAAAAGTCAACCGCATCAGCAGTACATCCCATATTCGATGCTTCGGCCAACAGTTTACAACCATTTTTAGCCAATTCTTTTGCATCCTCCAGGCCAACTTCGTTTTCAGTAGCACAAGGCATTGCCAAGTCAACCGGCACTTCCCAAGGGCGTTTCCCGGCAACAAACTCGGCATCGAATTCTTCGGCATACGGAGAAACAATGTCATTATTTGTAGCTCGTAACTCAAGCAGGTACTCCACTTTATCGCCACTAATTCCATTTTTATCGTAGATATAGCCATCAGGCCCTGAAATGGTAACCACCTTTCCGCCAAGCTCATTAATTTTTGAGATGGCTCCCCAAGCAACGTTTCCAAATCCCGATACCGAAATTGTTTGACCATCGATGTCTTTTCCAATTCGGTGCAACATGTGCTGTGCAAAATATACTGCACCAAAACCTGTTGCTTCCGGACGAATTAAACTACCGCCCCAGGCCAAACCTTTTCCGGTTAATACTCCGGTGAATTCGTTTTTAATCCTTTTATATTGTCCAAACAAGTAGCCAATTTCACGTCCGCCTACGCCAATATCACCAGCAGGGACATCGGTATGTGGCCCAATGTGGCGATACAACTCTGTCATAAAACTCTGGCAAAACCGCATGATCTCACCATCGCTTTTTCCTTTTGGACTAAAATCTGAGCCGCCTTTTCCTCCGCCCATTGGCAAGGTGGTAAGGCTATTCTTAAAAGTTTGTTCAAACCCTAAAAACTTTAAAATACTCAGAGTAACACTGGCATGAAATCGCAAACCTCCTTTGTAGGGGCCCAATGCAGAGTTAAACTCAACACGGTATCCTCGGTTGATTTGTACCTCTCCCCGATCGTCGACCCAAGGCACACGGAACATAATTACCCGCTCGGGCTCAACCATACGTTCCAAAATTTTAGCACGTTGGTAACGCGGATTCTTTTCGTAAAAATCCCAAACCGAACCAATTACTTCTTCTACCGCCTGGTGAAATTCATTTTCCCCCGGAGTCCTGTGCTCTAAATTCGCGATGAATTCATTTATATCTGTTTTCATAAGGTTAAAAATTAGAGGACAACCAACGTGCAGCTGCCCCATTAAAAATCATATTCATTTATGAACTTTTGCAATCAAAAAATGATTGTTTGGCAAAGGTAGAGAAGTAAAAAAATAAATAACAAGCTTTTCTTAAGATTTCCCCACAACTACTTTTCACTGATAACCAACACTTTAAACCCCAAGCAAAAGATGTTAAAAAACACTGTGTGACGTAAGTCAGTATTCCTGATAGCATTCCCCGAAACATCTCAAAAACAGGCAATTGTAAGCATTTCTATATCCAGAGTTTAAATTCTTAACTGTGGCATTTCAGAAACTTTAAAGCTTATTAGTTATAAGCTGTTTTTTCTATCAAAGTATCAAAAAACATAGCTCAGCATAAATCGTCAAACAGAATGTATGGCAGGGTGTATTTTTCTGAGAGAATGAAATCGTAAAATTTTGGGCAAAAAAAAAGCCCTTCTCAAACGAGAAGAGCCTTCTATGTTTTATTACGAGCTGATATTTATTACATCATACCACCCATGCCGCCCATGCCAGGAGCACCCATTGGCATTGCAGGAGCATCTTCTTTAATCTCAACAATTACAGTTTCAGTAGTTAAGAACATACCGGCAATTGAAGCAGCGTTTTCAAGCGCAACACGAGTTACTTTTGCAGGATCAATAACACCGGCTTCGTAAAGTTTCTGGTACTCATCAATGCGAGCGTTGTAACCATAGTCGCCTTCTCCGTCTTTTACGTTTTGAACAATAACGGCACCTTCTTTACCAGCGTTTGCTACGATCTGACGCAATGGCTCTTCGATGGCACGTTTAACTATTTCAACACCTGTTGTTTCGTCATCGTTTTCTCCTTTCAGGTCTTCTAATGCAGCAATTGCACGAACAAAAGCAACACCTCCACCAGGAACAATTCCTTCTTCAACAGCTGCACGAGTTGCGTGCAATGCATCGTCTACGCGGTCTTTTTTCTCTTTCATTTCTACTTCTGAAGCAGCACCAACATAGATAACAGCAACACCACCGGCTAATTTTGCCAGACGCTCCTGCAGTTTTTCTTTGTCGTAATCAGAAGTTGTTGTTTCCATCTGAGTTTTAATTTGGTTAACACGAGCAGCAATAGCTTCTTGTGCTCCGGCACCATTAACTACTGTTGTATTTTCTTTGTCAACAGTAATTTTTTCGCACTGGCCTAACATATCAATTGTAGCTTGTTCCAGTTTCATACCTTTTTCTTCCGTAATCACTGTTCCACCAGTCAGGATTGCAATGTCTTCCAACATTTCTTTTCGGCGATCGCCAAAACCAGGTGCTTTAACAGCACATACTTTTAACGAACCACGCAAACGGTTAACAACCAAAGTTGCCAATGCTTCGCCATCTACATCTTCAGAAATGATCATTAACGGACGACCTGTTTGAGCTGTAGCTTCCAATACCGGAAGAAGGTCTTTCATTGTACTGATCTTTTTGTCGTGGATCAGAATATATGGATTATCCAATTCTGCAACCATTTTTTCTGCATCGGTTACAAAATATGGAGAAAGGTAACCACGGTCGAATTGCATACCTTCAACTACATCAACGTAAGTGTCAGTACCTTTTGCTTCTTCAATTGTGATAACACCTTCTTTATGAACTTTTTTCATTGCCTCTGCAATCAACGAACCGATAACTGCATCGTTGTTAGCAGAGATTTTTGCTACTGATTCGATTTTTGCGTAGTCGTCACCAATTGTTTGAGCCTGCTCCTTAATGCTTGTAACAACAGCTTCAACAGCTTTGTCGATACCACGTTTCAGGTCCATTGGATTTGCACCTGCAGTTACGTTTTTCAAACCAACATTAACAATCGATTGTGCCAAAACAGTTGCAGTAGTCGTACCATCACCAGCGTCATCACCGGTTTTAGAAGCTACTTCTTTAACCATTTGTGCGCCCATATTTTCGTATGCGTCGCTTAACTCAATTTCTTTTGCAACAGTTACACCGTCTTTAGTAATTTGTGGTGCACCAAATTTTTTCTCGATTACTACATTACGACCTTTTGGTCCTAAAGTAACTTTTACAGCGTTAGCCAGTTGATCAACACCACTCTTAAGCAAATCGCGTGCTTCAATATCGAATTTAATTTCTTTAGCCATCTTTTCTGATTTTTACTTTTTGAAATTAGTTAATGTATAAAACGTCAGATTGCGACATCAATAAATAATCTACTCCATCAATGTTCAATTCAGTACCTGAGTATTTACCGTAAAAAACAATATCACCAACTTTTAATTCCATTGGCTCATCTTTTTTATCAGCGCCTACCAATACTACAGTACCAACCTGTGGTTTTTCCTTTGCCGAATCAGGAATAATGATTCCACTCACTGTTTTTTCTTCTGCTTCCTGTGGTTGAACCAGGATCTTGCCAGCAAGAATTTTACCTTTTAAATCTGCCATTTTGTTTTAGTTTTTTATGATTAAATATTTTTTTCGTTTTAACGCACTTTCTGTATCATATTTTATGCCAATACAGAAAAAGCCTCCCAGCCTTGCAAATTAAGGACAAAATTACATCAGGAACTTCTTTCGAGCCTCACAACACCAACCTTAACAGCTGATTTTCTTCACATTACACGCCTGACAGTTTCCCTGTCATGGTGGCAGTAAAATGACTGGATTTTCTACTCCATCCCATTTAATACTTTATTGTCTTTTTATTTACTTTTCCGCAACTATTACCTCAAATTCCTCGTACTTATTAAAGTCGGAAAACTCGAGCCTAAGTACCCTGGAACAGTAACACTTAAAACAGGAAGCCATGAAACTCAAAAATTTAATTTTATTGGGGGTACTCTTACTACCTCTGTTTGCTTGCGACGATGC
It contains:
- a CDS encoding C-GCAxxG-C-C family protein; amino-acid sequence: MNKLHDDKQLGDKAAKLFWKDYNCAQSVILAYSDVLQVDKETVINLSCGFGGGMGRVQETCGAVSAACMIFGLANADLKDNPEKVAKTYTMFQTFHKQFTQLKGTTVCKALINCDLNTEEGQGYFKANNLKKDICEGCIRDSVKLINEIIRESHRE
- a CDS encoding MotA/TolQ/ExbB proton channel family protein — protein: MKRLFALIAVFGMLFFMASNVALAQEEEAAATETATEQVEQTSAAIAEEDAAAAAEEGKSLHSQMKQKFIEGDPAFMSFVLVALILGLAFAIERVLYLNLATSNTKKLLASVEEALESGGVEAAKEVCRTTRGPVASIFYQGLDRFDHGIDVVEKTVISYGGVQAGLLEKGLSWIALFIALAPMLGFMGTVIGMIGAFDAIEVAGDISPSLVAGGIKVALITTVSGLVVAIILQIFYNYCVAKIDSIINNMEDASISLLDLLVKHNMKK
- a CDS encoding asparaginase, producing MTTRTAKKTSILIIYTGGTIGMVQDPKNGALRPVKFDKIQEVVPELKKFDSIIKTITFSPALDSSNMNPISWIKIAKTIERHYNTYDGFVVLHGTDTMAYTASALSYMFENLDKPIILTGSQLPIGVIRTDGKENLITAVEIAAGKVHGECLVPEVCIYFDFKLYRGNRTLKRDAELFSAFRSVNYPALAVAGIDIKYSIEFIYYPENKGILKVNTDFDDNVVILKIFPGINQNVFNSVLNTPGLKGVVLETFGSGNVPTSRWLINAIKRAIKRGIVILNVTQCQGGKVVMGQYQTSVELLNAGVVSAKDMTTEAAVTKLMFLLGQGLKPDEIKMYLNKSLRGEISE
- the groL gene encoding chaperonin GroEL (60 kDa chaperone family; promotes refolding of misfolded polypeptides especially under stressful conditions; forms two stacked rings of heptamers to form a barrel-shaped 14mer; ends can be capped by GroES; misfolded proteins enter the barrel where they are refolded when GroES binds) gives rise to the protein MAKEIKFDIEARDLLKSGVDQLANAVKVTLGPKGRNVVIEKKFGAPQITKDGVTVAKEIELSDAYENMGAQMVKEVASKTGDDAGDGTTTATVLAQSIVNVGLKNVTAGANPMDLKRGIDKAVEAVVTSIKEQAQTIGDDYAKIESVAKISANNDAVIGSLIAEAMKKVHKEGVITIEEAKGTDTYVDVVEGMQFDRGYLSPYFVTDAEKMVAELDNPYILIHDKKISTMKDLLPVLEATAQTGRPLMIISEDVDGEALATLVVNRLRGSLKVCAVKAPGFGDRRKEMLEDIAILTGGTVITEEKGMKLEQATIDMLGQCEKITVDKENTTVVNGAGAQEAIAARVNQIKTQMETTTSDYDKEKLQERLAKLAGGVAVIYVGAASEVEMKEKKDRVDDALHATRAAVEEGIVPGGGVAFVRAIAALEDLKGENDDETTGVEIVKRAIEEPLRQIVANAGKEGAVIVQNVKDGEGDYGYNARIDEYQKLYEAGVIDPAKVTRVALENAASIAGMFLTTETVIVEIKEDAPAMPMGAPGMGGMGGMM
- a CDS encoding biopolymer transporter ExbD, which translates into the protein MSKFRKDDGKELPPISTASLPDIVFMLLFFFMVSTTMREVTLKVKMRIPEATELSKLEKKSLVSYIYIGEPLPSFQKTFGKAPRIQLNDQFATVDEVQDFVIAEREARDEAEQPFMVTSLKIDENTRMSIVGDVKQELRKSAALNINYSSRKKAER
- a CDS encoding carbon-nitrogen hydrolase family protein, yielding MRVAVAQIEAIKGNIEKNVENHLMWIKHAIQNKADMIVFPELSLTGYERVLAEELATNQNDNRLDEMQRLSDANGITIGVGLPTRKADNVFISMIIFQPHTERITYSKQYLYPPEEPFFTAAKNPMVLNLETEVVSPAICYEVSNDAHWEYASQNNATIYIASVLSSVAGIDAELKKLSGMARTKKLVIFMANYVGMSGGYECAGRSSVWNEKGELMGQLGNKSEGLLVYDTQTKEITTITNGEA
- the gdhA gene encoding NADP-specific glutamate dehydrogenase gives rise to the protein MKTDINEFIANLEHRTPGENEFHQAVEEVIGSVWDFYEKNPRYQRAKILERMVEPERVIMFRVPWVDDRGEVQINRGYRVEFNSALGPYKGGLRFHASVTLSILKFLGFEQTFKNSLTTLPMGGGKGGSDFSPKGKSDGEIMRFCQSFMTELYRHIGPHTDVPAGDIGVGGREIGYLFGQYKRIKNEFTGVLTGKGLAWGGSLIRPEATGFGAVYFAQHMLHRIGKDIDGQTISVSGFGNVAWGAISKINELGGKVVTISGPDGYIYDKNGISGDKVEYLLELRATNNDIVSPYAEEFDAEFVAGKRPWEVPVDLAMPCATENEVGLEDAKELAKNGCKLLAEASNMGCTADAVDFLGEAIDYAPGKAVNAGGVAVSGLEMSQNSMRINWPREEVDERLKGIMKAIHETCVSYGSKGNKVDYVKGANVGGFVKVAEAMLAQGVV
- a CDS encoding TatD family hydrolase — protein: MLIDTHSHIYSEDFIHDRDEALKRADESGIKKIILPNIDSGSIKHMLDLAGAYPNLCFPLIGLHPTSVEEDYEEELEAIEYWLQRRKFYGIGEIGIDLYWESKYEQEQKEAFRYQIRLAKKLDLPIVVHVRKSFDQTYEIVKEEQDGTLRGVFHCFSGTVEEAQKITELGFLLGIGGVVTFKNSNLDEVIKEIDPHHLVLETDSPYLAPVPKRGKRNESSYLIHVAQKVADIYRLPLTRIAEITTTNARNLFGI
- a CDS encoding biopolymer transporter ExbD, with protein sequence MAKKIPEIPAASLADIAFMLLIFFLVTTTMDVDSGLRRKLPQWVDPAELKDQNNEINERNIFVVLVNKNNDLLVEGDYEQIENLRERAKEFMANPYNAENLPEKEPTEVPYFGQVMVTKGVISLRNDLDTQYGTYLAVQNELVAAINELRDELAKQQFGKAYEDLEDDKQDAIRKIYPQKISEAEPKGKI
- a CDS encoding co-chaperone GroES — translated: MADLKGKILAGKILVQPQEAEEKTVSGIIIPDSAKEKPQVGTVVLVGADKKDEPMELKVGDIVFYGKYSGTELNIDGVDYLLMSQSDVLYIN